One Belonocnema kinseyi isolate 2016_QV_RU_SX_M_011 chromosome 6, B_treatae_v1, whole genome shotgun sequence genomic region harbors:
- the LOC117174461 gene encoding phosphatidylinositol 4-phosphate 5-kinase 4-like isoform X2 has protein sequence MSKKSNRSNPSKASTKLQGFVPENSEVKNGNAKFGFRNGDIYEGEFGIENGKNIFKQGHGVYVTDNFDVYTAQWDRDYISTDLHIQYNNGMQYKGGINVNGEMNGLGTYIFPDSSSVEGTWNKNKPIEILFIPGNHFWKELYGAENKNEDEIILNEDVSIQRINSKISFKSKKRLTSKK, from the exons ATGTCTAAGAAATCAAATCGTTCAAATCCATCTAAAGCATCAACGAAATTGCAGGGATTCGTACCGGAGAATAGTGAAGTAAAAAATGGAAATGCAAAATTTGGGTTCCGGAATGGTGATATTTACGAGGGtgaatttggaattgaaaatggcaaaaatatttttaaacaag GACATGGAGTTTACGTAACGGATAATTTTGACGTTTACACAGCCCAGTGGGATCGAGACTATATTTCTACTGACCTTCATATACA gtataataatGGAATGCAGTACAAAGGTGGGATAAACGTGAATGGAGAAATGAATGGCCTTGGAACCTATATTTTCCCAGATTCATCATCAGTGGAAGGAACATGGAATAAAAATAAGCCAAta gaaatattatttatacCAGGAAATCATTTTTGGAAAGAGTTATATGGAGCTGAGAACAAAAATGaggatgaaattattttaaatgaagatgTTTCGATTCAACGAATCAactcaaaaataagttttaagagtAAAAAACGATTAACTtctaaaaaataa
- the LOC117174461 gene encoding phosphatidylinositol 4-phosphate 5-kinase 4-like isoform X1 → MSKKSNRSNPSKASTKLQGFVPENSEVKNGNAKFGFRNGDIYEGEFGIENGKNIFKQGHGVYVTDNFDVYTAQWDRDYISTDLHIQYNNGMQYKGGINVNGEMNGLGTYIFPDSSSVEGTWNKNKPIVNTNFVEPLGYKWKGLNSDIEKEILFIPGNHFWKELYGAENKNEDEIILNEDVSIQRINSKISFKSKKRLTSKK, encoded by the exons ATGTCTAAGAAATCAAATCGTTCAAATCCATCTAAAGCATCAACGAAATTGCAGGGATTCGTACCGGAGAATAGTGAAGTAAAAAATGGAAATGCAAAATTTGGGTTCCGGAATGGTGATATTTACGAGGGtgaatttggaattgaaaatggcaaaaatatttttaaacaag GACATGGAGTTTACGTAACGGATAATTTTGACGTTTACACAGCCCAGTGGGATCGAGACTATATTTCTACTGACCTTCATATACA gtataataatGGAATGCAGTACAAAGGTGGGATAAACGTGAATGGAGAAATGAATGGCCTTGGAACCTATATTTTCCCAGATTCATCATCAGTGGAAGGAACATGGAATAAAAATAAGCCAAtagtaaatacaaattttgtagaaCCATTGGGGTATAAATGGAAGGGCCTtaattcagatattgaaaag gaaatattatttatacCAGGAAATCATTTTTGGAAAGAGTTATATGGAGCTGAGAACAAAAATGaggatgaaattattttaaatgaagatgTTTCGATTCAACGAATCAactcaaaaataagttttaagagtAAAAAACGATTAACTtctaaaaaataa